A DNA window from Polyodon spathula isolate WHYD16114869_AA chromosome 18, ASM1765450v1, whole genome shotgun sequence contains the following coding sequences:
- the LOC121331046 gene encoding guanine nucleotide-binding protein G(I)/G(S)/G(O) subunit gamma-5, whose translation MSASSAVNAMKKVVQQLRFEASINRVKVSQAAAELQQFCLQNAHHDPLLTGVSSSTNPFRPQKVCSFL comes from the exons ATGTCTGCATCATCAGCCGTGAATGCAATGAAGAAAGTTGTGCAGCAGTTGCGATTTGAAGCAAGTATAAACAGAGTCAAG GTGTCCCAGGCCGCCGCTGAACTGCAACAGTTCTGCTTACAGAATGCCCACCATGACCCGTTGCTGACGGGGGTGTCTTCCAGCACAAACCCGTTCAGACCGCAGAAAGTGTGCTCATTTTTGTAG
- the rpf1 gene encoding ribosome production factor 1: protein MDVKEVEVDFGTQEHAKKLKKKGKKQKPKRGNKPQKENGETKEGVEKAETDEKPPEMHFPPTFSVSEIKNKQRRHFMFLKFKQEKRKEKLALKKKRKKERQALGDKAPPKEVPKTIENQRVYDETTVDPQDEEVAFDEGTDEFSAYFNRLTNPKVLITTSDRPRGRTVRFCEQLATVIPDSHVYYRRGLALKKVIPQCIARGFTYLMVINEDRKISNGLILSHLPDGPTAHFKMSSVRLRKEMKRKGKEPTEHVPEVILNNFTTRLGHSIGRMFASLFPHDPNFVGRQVATFHNQRDYIFFRYHRYIFKNEKRVGIQELGPRFTLKLRSLQKGTFDSKFGVYEWVHKRHEMDSCRRKFHL from the exons aTGGACGTGAAAGAAGTAGAGGTAGACTTTGGTACCCAAGAACAcgccaaaaaactaaaaaagaaggGGAAAAAACAGAAGCCGAAAAGGGGAAATAAACCACAGAAAGAAAATGGAGAAACTAAGGAAGGAGTGGAGAAAGCAGAGACCGACGAGAAGCCGCCAGAGATGCATTTTCCACCAACATTCAGCGTGTCCGAGATTAAAAATAAGCAACGAAGGCATTTCATGTTTTTGAAATTTAAACAGGAGAAACGAAAG GAAAAGTTAGCATtgaagaagaaaaggaaaaaggaaagaCAAGCACTTGGAGACAAG gcACCCCCAAAAGAAGTTCCAAAGACCATTGAAAACCAGAGGGTTTATGATGAGACGACTGTAGACCCCCAGGATGAAGAG GTTGCTTTTGATGAAGGAACGGATGAATTCTCGGCCTACTTCAACAGACTTACAAATCCGAAGGTCCTTATTACAACATCAGACAGACCTAGAGGG AGAACTGTAAGATTCTGTGAGCAGCTTGCTACTGTAATCCCAGACTCCCATGTATACTACAGAAGAGGCTTGGCACTGAAGAAAGTCATCCCACAGTGTATAGCCAGAGGTTTTACATATCTCATGGTTATTAATGAGGACCGGAAAATATCAA ATGGACTTATCCTTAGCCACCTGCCTGATGGGCCAACTGCTCACTTTAAAATGAGTAGTGTTCGCCTTCGCAAGGAAATGAAG CGAAAAGGCAAGGAACCCACAGAGCATGTCCCTGAGGTGATCCTCAATAACTTTACTACACGTCTGGGCCATTCCATCGGAAGAATGTTTGCTTCCCTCTTCCCTCATGACCCCAATTTTGTTGGACGGCAGGTAGCAACATTCCACAACCAAAGAGATTACATCTTTTTTAGATACCACAG ATACATCTTTAAGAATGAAAAGAGAGTGGGAATTCAGGAGCTGGGCCCGCGATTCACCTTGAAGCTCCGATCTCTTCAGAAAGGAACCTTTGACTCTAAATTTGGAGTGTATGAATGGGTTCATAAG CGCCATGAGAtggacagctgcagaagaaaattCCACTTGTAA
- the LOC121330468 gene encoding deoxyribonuclease-2-alpha-like isoform X1 produces MIMGDWSRSLPCCLCVIACCWLTACADVSCKNEKGTSVDWFILYKLPNDKKGSGLKYLYMDESSNGWKFGTSNINDSGSAVAQTLEPLFRYVERKTEGFGYLLYNDQPPTNEVPASSFGHSKGVILLDRQTGVWLAHSTPKFPGKKRTSFWPENGIYFGQAFLCVTYPYKLFSDIAKQLQYIHIFSFDYDIPQTFPLDLQCVAHRTCYPKKAPWDRKLEMTSLAGSTFVSFAKYAKYGDDLYSGLLVEPLGDDLLAKGWGRLHKPLPSNCSVKHNVYNVKSVKLPPIPPFNITSDHSKWCATMGKKTGVWTCIADMNREIGQMRRGGGAVCTSNTAVWKAFIKMVDRYEKCP; encoded by the exons ATGATAATG GGTGACTGGAGCAGATCATTGCCCTGTTGCCTCTGTGTGATTGCATGTTGTTGGCTCACTGCCTGTGCAGACGTGTCATGCAAGAATGAAAAGGGCACTTCTGTGGACTG gtttattttgtataaactaCCCAACGATAAGAAAGGAAGTGGACTGAAGTATTTGTACATGGATGAAAGCAGTAATGGTTGGAAATTTGGGACGAGCAACATAAATGACTCAGGCAGTGCAGTGGCACAGACACTGGAGCCTCTCTTTAGATATGTTGAGAGAAAG ACTGAAGGCTTTGGGTATCTCTTGTACAACGATCAGCCCCCAACGAATGAAGTACCTGCCTCATCTTtcggacacagcaaag gGGTGATTCTCCTGGACAGACAAACAGGAGTGTGGTTGGCTCATAGTACACCAAAGTTTCCAGGAAAAAAGAGGACCTCTTTCTGGCCTGAAAATGGCATTTATTTTGGACAGGCCTTCCTTTGTGTAACATACCCTTACAAGTTATTCAGTGACATTG ccAAACAACTTCAATACATTCACATATTTTCATTCGATTATGACATTCCCCAAACATTCCCATTAGACCTGCAATGTGTGGCCCACAGAACATGCTATCCAAAAAAAGCACCATGGGACAGAAAGCTAGAAATGACATCTCTAGCAGGAAGCACATTTGTCAGTTTTGCAAAGTATGCCAAATACGGAGATG ATCTGTACTCCGGGCTGCTTGTTGAACCTTTGGGTGATGATCTTCTTGCTAAAGGCTGGGGGCGCCTGCACAAACCCCTGCCATCAAACTGCTCTGTGAAGCACAATGTGTACAATGTGAAATCAGTGAAACTACCTCCCATCCCACCGTTCAACATCACGTCTGACCATTCGAAGTGGTGCGCCACTATGGGCAAAAAAACAGGCGTCTGGACGTGCATTGCAGACATGAACAGAGAAATTGGTCAGATGCGTAGAGGGGGCGGGGCTGTGTGCACAAGCAACACTGCTGTGTGGAAGGCATTCATTAAAATGGTCGACCGCTATGAAAAATGCCCTTAA
- the LOC121330468 gene encoding deoxyribonuclease-2-alpha-like isoform X2, with the protein MDESSNGWKFGTSNINDSGSAVAQTLEPLFRYVERKTEGFGYLLYNDQPPTNEVPASSFGHSKGVILLDRQTGVWLAHSTPKFPGKKRTSFWPENGIYFGQAFLCVTYPYKLFSDIAKQLQYIHIFSFDYDIPQTFPLDLQCVAHRTCYPKKAPWDRKLEMTSLAGSTFVSFAKYAKYGDDLYSGLLVEPLGDDLLAKGWGRLHKPLPSNCSVKHNVYNVKSVKLPPIPPFNITSDHSKWCATMGKKTGVWTCIADMNREIGQMRRGGGAVCTSNTAVWKAFIKMVDRYEKCP; encoded by the exons ATGGATGAAAGCAGTAATGGTTGGAAATTTGGGACGAGCAACATAAATGACTCAGGCAGTGCAGTGGCACAGACACTGGAGCCTCTCTTTAGATATGTTGAGAGAAAG ACTGAAGGCTTTGGGTATCTCTTGTACAACGATCAGCCCCCAACGAATGAAGTACCTGCCTCATCTTtcggacacagcaaag gGGTGATTCTCCTGGACAGACAAACAGGAGTGTGGTTGGCTCATAGTACACCAAAGTTTCCAGGAAAAAAGAGGACCTCTTTCTGGCCTGAAAATGGCATTTATTTTGGACAGGCCTTCCTTTGTGTAACATACCCTTACAAGTTATTCAGTGACATTG ccAAACAACTTCAATACATTCACATATTTTCATTCGATTATGACATTCCCCAAACATTCCCATTAGACCTGCAATGTGTGGCCCACAGAACATGCTATCCAAAAAAAGCACCATGGGACAGAAAGCTAGAAATGACATCTCTAGCAGGAAGCACATTTGTCAGTTTTGCAAAGTATGCCAAATACGGAGATG ATCTGTACTCCGGGCTGCTTGTTGAACCTTTGGGTGATGATCTTCTTGCTAAAGGCTGGGGGCGCCTGCACAAACCCCTGCCATCAAACTGCTCTGTGAAGCACAATGTGTACAATGTGAAATCAGTGAAACTACCTCCCATCCCACCGTTCAACATCACGTCTGACCATTCGAAGTGGTGCGCCACTATGGGCAAAAAAACAGGCGTCTGGACGTGCATTGCAGACATGAACAGAGAAATTGGTCAGATGCGTAGAGGGGGCGGGGCTGTGTGCACAAGCAACACTGCTGTGTGGAAGGCATTCATTAAAATGGTCGACCGCTATGAAAAATGCCCTTAA